From the Candidatus Zixiibacteriota bacterium genome, the window GCCGCTTTATCTTTATAGCTGTTTTTGGGGAGACCGGCCTTAAGGCAGGTCTGTTCCAGAAACGTGGTCAGATTCCACCCATGCTCACTTGCCACCTGCGGCAGCAGGAGTCCGGAGTGGAAATCAAGACGAATCATTAAGCCATCGCGACCAATCTTAATCTCCGAGATATCTTCCACTCTTGACAGAGGCGAGAGAACGGAGATTTCGATATCGATTCCCTCCAGCTCCGCTTCGGTTAGCGGCTGAAAGCGGGGGTCATCGAATGCGGCGGCAGAAGCCATTTCCGCGACCGCTTCGTAGAGCGGCTTGGCGGCGCGTATCATCCCGATACAACCGCGCAACATTCCGGCAACTTTCAAAGTGACAAAAACCCCCCGTTTCTCTCTGAGGGCTTTCGCCTCCGGTTCGGCGGGACGAAAGGGGGTCTGGCTTAAGCCGGCTTTTATAGATTCGCGCGCCAGGTTCAAAAGATATTTTTTGTCGGACTCGCTGATTTCCGCGCCGTTTTTCCTTGCCGGGGCGCCGAGATTTCCATTCTGGGAGGCAACTTTTCTGGGAGAGGTTATGACGGCCGACAGATATCCGACAACTTCATTGAGGTCGCCGGTTACATCAGCGGAGGTGGCATAACCGGTGACCGTGACCTGGTTGCCGCCGAGCCTCCTGGCGGCAATGAGAGTGGCGGCGACCGGTCCGCCGCCGCAGGCTTCTCCCTTACCGGAGGAAAGGGTGTTGAGCCATTTGTCGGGGCTGAACTCCTCAATGGCGCGGCGCAGGTTGCCATCAAGACGTCGCGCTTCTTTATCGGTATAGAAATGGGACAGGTCGGTCGAAGCCACAATCAGCACATTCTTGCCGTTGAGAGTCGAGGCAAGAGTCTCCCCCAGGTCGCGGCAAGAGCTCTCTTCCTGGTCGCCCATAACGATCGCCACGAGTTTGAATCGCCCCAGCACCTGCTGCAGAAACGGCAGTTGGACTTCAAGAGCATGTTCGCCCCGTACGGAGCCGCCGGTATGCCCCTTGTTGGAGAGATATATGGAAGGATGAATGGCGGCAATTGCCGCCGAAAGTTTCTCATCAATTTCAATCATGCCGATGGGGGTCTGATAGGCAGAGCCTTCGTACACCGACGAACCCTGAAAGAAAACCGTATGCGAAGGGGAGATGACCACCACGGTATCGTAGATTTCCCCTTCCAGTTGCTTGAAAGCGGCGGCGGCTATTCTTCCGGAATATATATAGCCGGCATGGGGAGCAATCACCGCCAGGGGATGTCCCGGCAGCGACTTTTTCTCCGTTTCCGAGTAGAATTGCGCCAGAAGCTTGGCGAGTTCCACCGGATTTCCCGGGTAGAAACTTCCCGCCACCGCGGGACGTCGGACTTCGATGTTATCTTTCATAATAATCAGCCGGCATCTTATTTATGACAAAATAGCGATAATTGACGGCAAAGTCAAATGAGGACGGCCCGCGGTCAGACTTACCCGAAAGTAACGAATGGCGCCATCAGGCGTAAGGATAAATCCCCTTCTTGAACTTCTCCAGACTGGCGAGCAGGTTGTTGTGCTTGTTCTCGTCTTCCAGCAGATAGTTAAGAAAATACTCCTGCACCAGCATCTTTTTCCCCTTGAGCGCGGCGAGCGATTCCTCGGCAAATTCGACCGTTTTCTTTTCCAGCTCGATATGATTGTCGATTAGTTTCCAGATTTCAGCCAGTTCATCGGGGGTCAGGGTCACCGCTTTCGATTCGAGGGAGGCGACTATCAATTCCTGCACCCGGTAATGAATCTGGGAATCATGCTGGATAATTTCCATGACCATCCGCAGCAATGGATTTTCCGTCTTCTCCAGCACCTTGCCGGTAGAGACAACGGAAGCATTTTCGATTTTCTGCCATTTCTTGAGATTGGACGCAAGTTGTTCCTGAATTTCTTTCGTCTTCATTCTAAGACCTCTTTTTGATATTGATGTTTAGGGGAGAGCAATCTCCACCCGCCTTACACTCGATTCAATTCAATTTTGGACAAGATATCTTTCGCACGCCGCTCTGTCCAGAGGATTGTAACAAGGGGGGACTGATTCTGTTTCCGACAACGGAAAAATAATTACTTAAAAGTCATCATAACGGAGAAGATTTATTGACGGCGGGAAGTCAATCCTTAAATTGGGCAGGTACAATTTACAGGGAGAAGCCTATGTCCGAAAAGCCGGTCTCATCATCCAGAAAAACAATTCGCACTTTTGCGGCGGCATCGTTTTTGAACGACCTCGGCTCCGATATGATATATCCGGTTTGGCCGCTGTTTGTAACGTCCTTTACCGGCGCCAATATGGCGGTGCTGGGATTTATCGACGGTCTGGGGGAAGCGATTGTATCTATATCGCAGGCGCTCTCAGGATATCTTTCCGACCGGTTGCAGAAAAGAAAGATTTTCATTG encodes:
- the amrB gene encoding AmmeMemoRadiSam system protein B — protein: MKDNIEVRRPAVAGSFYPGNPVELAKLLAQFYSETEKKSLPGHPLAVIAPHAGYIYSGRIAAAAFKQLEGEIYDTVVVISPSHTVFFQGSSVYEGSAYQTPIGMIEIDEKLSAAIAAIHPSIYLSNKGHTGGSVRGEHALEVQLPFLQQVLGRFKLVAIVMGDQEESSCRDLGETLASTLNGKNVLIVASTDLSHFYTDKEARRLDGNLRRAIEEFSPDKWLNTLSSGKGEACGGGPVAATLIAARRLGGNQVTVTGYATSADVTGDLNEVVGYLSAVITSPRKVASQNGNLGAPARKNGAEISESDKKYLLNLARESIKAGLSQTPFRPAEPEAKALREKRGVFVTLKVAGMLRGCIGMIRAAKPLYEAVAEMASAAAFDDPRFQPLTEAELEGIDIEISVLSPLSRVEDISEIKIGRDGLMIRLDFHSGLLLPQVASEHGWNLTTFLEQTCLKAGLPKNSYKDKAAEIYRFTADIF